A genomic stretch from Chroococcidiopsis sp. SAG 2025 includes:
- a CDS encoding serine/threonine-protein kinase, with product MSSPSQNNPWIDRLVGEGDRYRISKCLSVGGMGEVYLAIDTKLNKPVALKLLKESLAKSTEMYQRFQREVELCRALNSEHIVKILDFGTTPEDFPFYVMEYLEGESLGRLLQRQKRLNVKRTAEIMRQVCAGLQLAHAGVVLKGERVKIVHRDLKPDNIFLVPTALGGLVKILDFGIAKKIRETLSQSKYTVFTDIFLGTFRYAAPEQIVISQEIDGRADIYSWGIIFYRMLSGTDPFGLGSETQQIGEATWAKAHTSRSPQPLRSQPGGEQISPQLEALVLKCLQKSPEDRFATIADLKQALSAAIASSPSVTSTSSSTTIVQSPSPAISDSPTVPRQAIPLAKPEVDDSNTIAQIAAESASTPQISDSSDRDSDRTIYQSDALTAPSSPDSTIYQGDASPEQNRSHETIYQGDASSRQNQSNETIYQGDTSPEQNQPNQNQTLYQGVASPGQNQPDRTIYQSVNSPRQNQPDRTIYQGVNSSRQNDVNRTIYQRQPLLLRFWRISQQIRRATLRTTFSLYRIIRRLIRKIEAWIRSSRSRS from the coding sequence ATGAGTTCTCCCTCACAGAACAATCCTTGGATCGATCGCCTAGTTGGTGAGGGCGATCGCTACCGCATATCAAAATGCCTCAGTGTAGGTGGTATGGGAGAAGTCTACCTGGCAATAGACACCAAGTTGAACAAACCAGTGGCGCTGAAACTGCTGAAGGAATCGCTAGCAAAATCGACAGAGATGTATCAGCGATTTCAGCGCGAGGTCGAGCTGTGTAGGGCTCTCAACAGCGAACATATCGTCAAAATTTTAGATTTTGGCACTACTCCAGAAGACTTTCCTTTCTACGTGATGGAATATCTAGAAGGAGAAAGTCTAGGACGATTGCTTCAGCGACAAAAGCGATTGAATGTCAAGCGCACGGCAGAGATTATGAGACAGGTTTGTGCGGGTTTGCAACTGGCTCACGCTGGAGTTGTGCTAAAGGGCGAGCGGGTAAAGATCGTACATCGGGATCTCAAGCCAGACAATATCTTTTTAGTCCCAACAGCACTGGGAGGGTTGGTCAAGATTCTTGACTTTGGTATTGCTAAAAAAATTCGCGAGACTTTGAGCCAGAGTAAGTATACGGTTTTTACAGATATATTTCTCGGAACTTTTCGTTACGCCGCTCCAGAGCAAATAGTCATCTCGCAAGAAATTGACGGACGGGCTGACATCTATAGTTGGGGAATCATTTTTTACAGGATGCTCAGCGGCACCGATCCTTTTGGGCTTGGCTCTGAAACCCAGCAGATCGGTGAAGCTACTTGGGCAAAAGCACATACTTCTCGATCGCCACAGCCATTGCGATCGCAGCCTGGAGGCGAACAGATCTCCCCACAGCTAGAGGCTTTAGTGCTGAAGTGTTTGCAGAAATCTCCTGAAGATCGTTTTGCGACGATCGCAGACTTGAAGCAAGCTTTGTCAGCGGCGATCGCTTCTAGTCCCTCCGTCACCTCAACTAGTTCTAGCACTACAATCGTTCAATCGCCATCACCAGCAATATCAGATAGCCCAACTGTGCCTCGGCAAGCGATCCCCTTAGCAAAACCAGAGGTAGATGATTCTAATACCATTGCTCAGATTGCTGCCGAATCTGCATCAACACCACAAATATCGGACTCTAGCGATCGGGATTCGGATCGAACGATATATCAAAGTGATGCTTTAACTGCACCCAGTTCCCCAGATAGCACCATATATCAAGGCGATGCCTCACCAGAACAAAACCGATCGCATGAGACAATTTACCAAGGCGATGCTTCATCAAGACAAAACCAATCAAATGAGACAATCTACCAAGGCGATACTTCACCAGAACAAAACCAACCAAATCAAAATCAGACGCTCTACCAAGGTGTAGCTTCACCAGGACAAAATCAACCCGATCGCACCATATATCAAAGCGTTAACTCACCAAGACAAAATCAACCCGATCGCACCATATATCAAGGCGTTAACTCATCGAGACAAAATGATGTAAATCGGACGATTTACCAAAGGCAACCCCTCTTGCTACGCTTTTGGAGAATTTCTCAGCAAATACGCAGAGCCACTCTACGCACTACATTCAGCCTATATCGCATCATTAGACGCTTAATTCGCAAGATAGAAGCCTGGATTCGCAGCTCGCGATCGCGCTCCTAA
- a CDS encoding phage tail protein, protein MPKTTFSSHVNNYITTNHFYIEIGSSIVACFSECSELGVQIQKDVYFEGGVNDQQRITLGHAEFTDVTLKRGITNDPTFTQWLGEVFEQKNKRRNVNILVFNQAGELMKSWTLIGSIPVAWKTSTLQADGDSVAIEELTLAIEGLKVGKSSAGGESASRDASGFFASSSWK, encoded by the coding sequence ATGCCTAAGACAACTTTCAGCAGCCATGTTAACAACTACATTACTACCAATCATTTTTATATAGAAATAGGTAGTAGTATTGTTGCTTGTTTTTCTGAGTGTTCGGAGCTTGGCGTTCAAATTCAAAAAGATGTTTACTTTGAGGGAGGAGTCAACGATCAGCAAAGAATTACTCTCGGTCATGCAGAATTTACAGACGTTACTCTCAAACGTGGAATTACAAACGATCCAACTTTTACTCAATGGCTAGGCGAAGTATTCGAGCAAAAAAATAAACGGCGTAATGTTAATATTCTTGTATTTAACCAAGCAGGTGAGTTAATGAAAAGTTGGACTCTCATTGGTAGTATTCCTGTAGCTTGGAAAACTTCTACATTACAAGCAGATGGGGATTCTGTAGCGATCGAAGAATTAACATTAGCGATCGAAGGCTTGAAAGTTGGTAAAAGTTCAGCAGGAGGTGAGTCCGCTTCACGCGATGCCTCTGGCTTTTTTGCATCTAGCAGTTGGAAATAA
- a CDS encoding FHA domain-containing protein: MANRCPEPSCVFFNRILPNNAKVCPMCGTPLGTVGESPAASISATQPSTARPQPPPPAKANSLRPQLKLSHPSGKDFYLSGEAGIVGRRDRSSDKAPEIDLSGIPDEGVISRSHARLFWDKSQHAYTIVDSSRNGSYLNGNLLTPGSSYRLNHGDELQLGQNQLVRLKISLVQPE, translated from the coding sequence ATGGCGAATCGTTGCCCCGAACCCAGCTGCGTCTTTTTTAATCGGATCTTGCCCAACAATGCCAAGGTCTGTCCCATGTGCGGTACTCCTTTAGGGACAGTGGGTGAATCTCCGGCTGCTTCAATATCTGCGACTCAACCATCCACTGCTCGACCTCAGCCACCGCCACCCGCCAAAGCGAATTCTCTCCGTCCTCAACTAAAGTTAAGTCATCCTAGCGGCAAAGATTTTTATTTATCTGGAGAAGCAGGGATCGTCGGTCGTCGCGATCGCTCTAGCGATAAGGCTCCAGAAATCGATTTAAGCGGAATTCCTGATGAAGGGGTAATTTCTCGTTCTCATGCCCGCCTCTTTTGGGATAAATCGCAACACGCCTATACGATCGTCGATAGTAGTCGTAATGGTAGCTATCTTAATGGCAATCTACTCACCCCTGGCTCATCCTATCGCCTCAATCATGGAGACGAATTGCAACTCGGTCAAAATCAGCTAGTGCGTCTCAAAATCTCATTAGTGCAACCGGAGTGA
- a CDS encoding substrate-binding domain-containing protein, translating into MPTTDPYARSYRCWQNAPLSCDRPLKTAEEVPNAKFCLECGFPATLPKQAEIRGSRDIYRITEFVRSQGMGRLYKGVQISDGKPVVIKEYLLPSRYFNAEEAQQRKDKFTQIAGISSVNNQSPDFRLLMPWEAIADRQGDRCYLITLGNIAAAPNLSQVLQQNGAMSPERVRDLLTQVLQTLQFLHAQKFRLPSGQVRGGMAHGNLCLESLIATENSYIYTCDLAAWERLFDPPPNTFSIPEPAQDLVALGYVAFYLGLGRAQEPTSERSPDPRNVQLWSKTDSALREFLYHLLGLETPFPSAEAARQALLQLPSTKMATTAAPRTFESKIGRRQLLWLVGLPLLLLGGLLWLVRSQFNREEAVDFTEFQRLVPSFNDLNTIVAGRYPYTAERDSTWTTVVGKRPLSNRPLNDILTLPRMDIAAEFNYIKPKFPGSPLKAVTEQNNQANFAITSLIDKLPTSLNSEQIGYDGLLVFVPAYKAQNLPAALQGKISLDDLRKIFTGQVKNWQDLNPNLPNLTTKPYRPLEPEALQIFEKIVLNNDPEAIAKFRQIKQRSTFQTLRAIDFAEQQGQQLEAGTISFGTLVQTWDQCKVFPLDLVQGNAKPVQALLRETTDNKLVPITPADNLCQEKKPFPNVEAYRQRTYPLGFPLAIVYPNDNSLTGFKSAPMFADLLKTRDGQFLLQQTGLVPLQSIPRNYQPSMSFL; encoded by the coding sequence TTTCCTGCCACTTTACCAAAACAGGCAGAAATTCGCGGCAGTCGAGACATTTATCGCATTACAGAGTTTGTGCGATCGCAGGGAATGGGACGCTTGTACAAGGGCGTTCAAATCAGTGATGGTAAGCCAGTGGTTATTAAAGAATACCTGTTGCCGAGCCGTTATTTTAACGCCGAGGAAGCTCAGCAGCGAAAAGACAAGTTTACACAGATTGCAGGGATAAGTTCGGTCAATAATCAATCGCCAGATTTCCGCTTGCTTATGCCTTGGGAAGCTATTGCCGACCGACAAGGCGATCGCTGTTACCTAATTACTTTGGGTAACATAGCTGCTGCTCCGAATTTAAGTCAAGTATTGCAACAAAACGGGGCAATGTCGCCGGAGCGAGTGCGTGACTTGCTGACTCAAGTTCTGCAAACCCTACAATTTCTGCACGCTCAGAAATTCCGCTTACCGTCTGGGCAAGTGCGAGGGGGAATGGCTCACGGTAATCTCTGCTTGGAGAGTTTAATCGCGACCGAAAATTCCTACATCTACACCTGCGACCTTGCCGCTTGGGAAAGGCTTTTTGACCCTCCGCCTAATACATTTTCGATCCCAGAACCAGCGCAAGATCTCGTAGCTTTAGGTTATGTTGCTTTCTATCTGGGGTTGGGACGCGCTCAGGAACCAACATCGGAGCGATCGCCCGATCCGCGCAACGTACAGCTTTGGTCTAAAACCGATTCAGCCTTAAGAGAATTCCTTTACCACTTGTTAGGACTAGAAACTCCTTTTCCCAGTGCAGAAGCAGCACGTCAGGCGTTGTTACAACTTCCAAGTACCAAGATGGCAACGACAGCAGCCCCGCGCACCTTTGAAAGTAAAATCGGAAGGCGACAGTTGCTCTGGCTGGTAGGATTGCCGTTGCTTTTACTAGGGGGACTTTTATGGCTAGTGCGATCGCAGTTCAATCGGGAAGAAGCGGTTGATTTTACTGAATTTCAGCGTTTGGTTCCTAGCTTTAACGATCTCAATACGATCGTGGCTGGTAGATATCCTTATACAGCAGAACGAGATAGTACTTGGACGACTGTTGTAGGTAAAAGACCTTTGAGCAATCGCCCCCTCAACGATATCTTGACTCTTCCTCGCATGGATATTGCTGCCGAGTTTAATTATATAAAACCCAAATTTCCAGGTTCTCCGTTGAAAGCAGTGACCGAGCAGAACAATCAAGCAAACTTTGCGATTACGAGTTTAATAGACAAATTACCCACCTCGCTCAACAGCGAACAGATTGGCTACGATGGTTTACTCGTATTTGTACCTGCTTACAAAGCTCAAAATCTTCCCGCCGCTTTACAGGGAAAAATTAGTCTTGACGATTTGCGAAAAATTTTTACAGGTCAGGTGAAGAATTGGCAAGACCTTAACCCCAATCTTCCCAATCTCACCACTAAACCCTATAGACCGCTAGAACCAGAAGCTTTACAAATATTTGAAAAAATAGTTTTAAATAACGATCCAGAAGCGATCGCTAAGTTTAGACAGATAAAACAACGCTCGACCTTTCAGACTTTAAGAGCAATTGATTTCGCCGAGCAGCAAGGGCAGCAATTAGAGGCTGGTACAATTAGTTTTGGTACGCTTGTGCAAACGTGGGATCAATGTAAGGTGTTTCCTTTAGATTTAGTCCAAGGAAACGCGAAACCCGTGCAGGCTTTACTACGAGAGACAACTGACAACAAGCTCGTACCGATTACTCCGGCTGATAACTTATGTCAGGAAAAAAAACCTTTTCCCAATGTCGAAGCATATCGCCAACGCACTTATCCCTTGGGTTTTCCCTTAGCGATTGTTTATCCTAACGATAACAGCCTGACTGGGTTTAAATCTGCTCCAATGTTTGCCGATTTGCTCAAGACTCGTGACGGGCAGTTTCTCTTACAGCAAACCGGACTCGTGCCACTCCAATCTATCCCTAGAAACTATCAGCCTTCTATGTCCTTTCTCTAA